The Candidatus Neomarinimicrobiota bacterium genome window below encodes:
- a CDS encoding response regulator: MRFLLIEDQKDVRNLMQAFLGEFGTCDMAEDGIEGLTSVLKSFEEKTPYDAIFLDIMMPKLEGQQVLQKIRELEESKDVSPQENVKIIMASALGDSENVMEAFKSQADAYLVKPILKDKLISTMKKA, translated from the coding sequence ATGCGCTTTTTACTTATTGAAGATCAAAAAGATGTCCGCAATCTTATGCAGGCATTTTTAGGTGAATTTGGGACTTGTGATATGGCCGAGGACGGTATCGAAGGATTGACTTCCGTTTTAAAGTCTTTTGAAGAAAAAACGCCCTATGATGCGATCTTTCTGGATATTATGATGCCCAAACTGGAAGGACAGCAGGTTCTGCAAAAAATCCGTGAACTGGAAGAGTCTAAAGATGTTAGTCCACAGGAAAACGTCAAGATCATTATGGCCTCCGCTCTGGGCGATAGTGAAAACGTTATGGAGGCATTTAAATCCCAGGCAGATGCCTATCTGGTGAAACCAATCCTGAAGGACAAGCTGATTAGCACCATGAAAAAAGC